One Aegilops tauschii subsp. strangulata cultivar AL8/78 chromosome 2, Aet v6.0, whole genome shotgun sequence genomic window, GGTTGATGCGGATATGGTCTCAGTTGTAGTTTGTCGATCGTTCACCTGATCGCTTTGGGGCTTATTtcttgtttctttttcttttttccacACCTGCAAACAACTTTTGGTCTTATGACTTTGCTAGTTGCtggtgtgtttctgtgtgtgtgttgggttggctgtgtgcatcttagttatgcagaggccgggtgtgtgTTCAGTGTGATGTATCATCTTGATGCTCCATTTGAGCCAATAAAAACCCTTTGTTGAGAAGGACAGAGAGACGCCAAACCACAATGCAACACAACATACCAAACTGCAAACGGCTACACAAGTTTAACAAGTTTGCCACAGATGATCCCCAGCAAAGTTTTTAATTAAAGAAACTATGACCAGGAGCAGCTTAATTTAGGCTAAGGTTTATCAGTTCACTTAAATAAGGTGTCCAATACCGACGATGTACCACTCAAGACAAGGCTTCTACATAAACAGTCGCTCAACACCGCAGCTCCAGATGGTATATATTTTTTATCAGGTAAAGAGGAGCCCAGCATAAAGCAATCGACATGAGAAATCGATGGATCTCTTCACTCCCCTGGTGCAGAAACCCCTTGCTTCAGCTTTTCCCTCTTGAGCTTCTTCTTCGAGACtggcttcttcttcttcggaGGGAGCGTCTTCTGCGCATACAGGTACAGCGCATAGTTCCCAACAAAGAAAAGCAGCAGGGTGGTCGCAACCACAAGCAGGACTATCATTCCAGGGTTCAGGCCCTTGTTCACCTCTTCGATGATTACATTGTTCTGAAGATAAAGAGATGATCTATCAGAATCTAAAACATATATACTTTTGTGAAAACAAAACAAACGTACGTGCGTAGAGCTTGCACGGATTATACCTTACTAGGTTAGCAAGAAAAAGTCACATACTTCACAGTTTCGCATGCTCAGATTATCAACGATCGTTTCCAATATATAATAATAGACACTTCTAATACAGAGCTGTTGTATGCAGTCACGAGTTTGACAACAGCACAAACTGAAGCTTAATTTCAATAGATTAGTAACCCTGAAGTTTCATATATTTACACGTTTCTACACTCACAGCAGAGACTATTTTAGGAATACAAGAAGTCACAGCCAAAGTGAAGTGAAACAGGATTGGTAAAGCTAAGTGGTCAAAGTGAGAGATGCAGGTTCGCTGGCACAAGGATGCACGGGGATATCCAGAACATCTAGCTTGCAGTGTCTGAAACTACACATTCATTTAAAACAACAAGGCAATTCATGCCGACAGTCAATTTCAGTGGATTCATTAGATAGAAAAATACTCAAAACAGTAAGTTTAGGATGTCGAATTAATCACAGAACACTACAGTCACTAAATGATTTACCTTTCGCAGGCAGATAAGTGTAAAACTCGGCGTCATGTCAAAAACTTGTAAAACACATGGTATAAACAGTTACACTAAACTATCCTCAGGTACTCGTGACACAAGACAGGTAAGGGGGTGCGCCACAAATTAAACAACGAAAACAAGTTGGATCAACTATACAATACTTGAACAGATTAAAATTCACTACCTCAGAGCAGTAAACAGTCGCCAACTTGGCAAGTGAAAAAACAAATCTTTTCAAACAATTCAGCATTTTGCAATCGTTTTTCTATTGTAAAGAACCATGATATGTTGTTACAATTACGACCACCGAGAAGACATAAGATGATTTATTAGTTATTATGCAGATCTAACTATCTACCCACAGAAATACGTATGATGCGCAATGGTCGATGACGATGCCGGCCACCGCGCGTTTCTACTCGCTACGCAAGCCACACGGTGACTAAGTAAGCACCGTCCTTTCACCCGCCGGGGCGGGGAGATAAATGGCAGATCTGGGATGTTAGGGGCAAGGCAGATCTGCAAACAACTCATCTCGCTCTCTCACATCTATAAGCTGCGCACAAAGAAGAGCGATCTTGAAACAACGCACTGAAGAAGAAAGAAGTGGCGGAAAATTCCTTACCGCTGACTCCGCGAACTGCTCCGCCATGGCGGCCACGAGATCTGGACCAGGCACCGCACCCTCCTCGCCTTCTGAACCGAAAGATTGGATGGATTAGGCCAGGGGCGAGTAGAAGATAAGCActggagttcttcgaggaggatGGCTCGTAAGATCTGTGGGTTCCGAAAAAACTCACCTTTGCGAGCAGCTGGGACCTTTCTGCGGCCTTCTTACGATCTCCCCCCTTTTGTTTGCCCGTATTGACGTCCCCCTCGCGTGGGTCGTATGGGTTGTTTTGTTTGGAAGTTTCTACGCCACGTCAATTGGTTCCGCTTTCTTATCTTGTTTGGACCGTGACAAAATTCTGCTGTTGCCACCGTGCTAAACCTGATCGTGGGCAGCCCGGCCCGACCACCTGGCCCAAAAAAACTGGGTCGGGCTCGAGCTTCATTTGCATCCCGAAAAAAATTCGGGCCAAGCTTCCACGCATCCGCAAAAAAAAAACTTCAAGTCCATTTTTCCAGTAGAGCAACTAGTTAAGGGGTACCAGAAAAATAAAATTACTTAAGGATACCCCTTGCGGAAGCTCCTCAAGAGTCACTTTAATTAATTAAGAGTGTGTCAAGTGGTGCGTCCAACTACCATCAGAGCATCTATAGACGGACTTGGCAAATCCGGCCGCTCAAACGCCCGCGGACACACCCGGGCGCGTCCGGGGGCACTGACTGGGCACTCCTCAAAAAATTCAATCCACATCCGGACACCTCAATTACCATATCTCAAATCCATACAAACTCATGCAACTACATCGACGCACACGCATCGCCCGGCTACTCCATCACACTACACTAAACATGCCATCGGACTAtcaaaatttggcatgtttggctatggtggagttcatccacggctgcCCTTGCCCTTCCCGGCGCCCTTGCCGTCCTTCTCGCGGAAGTACCGGTCGAAGACGCAGTACGGATCAAGCCGGATCTGCTCGTCGCCGGAGTTGTCCTCGCCGTCGttgtcctccttctcctccttcggTGGCAGTCCGGCCATGGCACGGACCGCCTGATTCTGCTCACGGCGAGGGCGCGCGTGTTCCTCCGCTGTCGTTTCTTCACAATGCGGGCGCGGATGGCTTCCTCCTCTGCATCCGCCCGCGCTGCCGCAACAGCCGCCTCCGTCACCGCCATTTCCGCTGCGATACGGGCCTCGGCggcccttatcctctccttccCACGACGGGCCGCTCGTTCCTGGTGGGACTCATACTCTGCCCGACCGGTGATGGGGAAAGAAAGGTCTTCCGCCCGGGACCGCGAGGATCCAGCACCACAGGACCCAAGTGCCCAATGAGCCGACGTTATGGCGTCGCGGCAAATGGATCCGTCCGTCGGCTGGGCGCTGTCCTCCTGGGAGTGGCGGAGTGCAATGCGGACTGCCATTGCCTCCTCCAACCCACACGGGACGACACACAGTCGACGGATCCGGACTGGTCGGAGTCCGATCCGCTGCCTGCCATGGCGGAGAAGGTCGCAAACCGCCGGAGGTGAGCTCGGGTGGTGGAAGGGAGTGGAGGGGAGTGGAGTGGATTGGCTAGAGTTTGCTCCGGCGAGAGGATGGGGGCGAATATAAGTGGGGTCGGGTGGGCCAGCATGGGCCGGGTCAGACGTGGCGGtgtgtgtgatacgtctccatcgtatctgcttttccaaactcttttgcccttattttggactctaatttgcatgatttgaatggaactaacccggactgacgctggtttcagcagaattgcatggtgttatttttgtgcagaaataaaagttctcagaatgacctaaaactttacggagaatatttttgaaataaacaaaaaaatattggtgaaagaatcaaccGAGAAGGACCCACCtgctgtccacaagggtggggggcgccctacccccgGGGGCGCTCCCCTGGCTTGTGGGTCCCACGAAGCTCCACCgtcctcaactccaactccatatattcacgttcggggagaaaataaatcagagagaaggattcatcgcgttttacgatagggagccgccgccacctcctgttcctTCTCAGGAGGGCAgatccggagtccgttttgggctccggagaggggaaatcgtcgccatcgtcatcatcaaccatcctacATCACCAATTtaatgatgctcaccgccatgcgtgagtaattccagcataggcttgctggacggtgatgggttggatgagatttatcatgtaatcgagttagttttgttagggtttgatccctagtatccactatgttctaagattgatgttgctatgactttgctatgcttgatgcttgtcactagggcccgagtgccatgatttcagatttgaacctattatgttttcatgaatatatttgtgttcttgatcctatcttgcaagttatagtcacctactacgcgttatgatccggcaaccccagagtgacaatagtctggacacttcccggtgatgatcgtagtttgaggagttcatgtattcactaagtgttaatgttTTGGTTTGGTTctatattaaaaggaggccttaatatcccttagcttccattaggaccccgctgccatgggagggtaggacaaaagatgtcatgcaagttcttttccataagcacatatgactatattcggaatacatgcctatattacattgatgaattggagctagttctgtgtcaccttaggttataactgttgcatgatgaatgctatccgacataattatccatcattgatccgttgcctacgagattttcacataCTACTTTACTTTGTCGTCGCCACTGTTaaaattgctacaaaactgctactgttacttttgccaccgttaccgttactagaaggaaatataccctagaggcaataataaagttattatttatatttcctttgatagtgtgatcaaagcatatggttttatacagacttttggagaagcctgtatttacaagaatttgagtgggagctccgtagcatttctgatattatatgcggatgacatattgttgattggaaataataaagaatttctggatagcataaaaggatacttgaataagaatttttcaatgaaagacctcgatgaagctgcttatatattgggcatcaagatttatagagatagatcaagacgcttaattggactttcacaaagtacataccttgataaagttttgaagaagttcaaaatggatcagtcaaagaaagggttcttgcctgtgttacaaggtgtgaagttgagtcagactcaatgctcgaccactgcagaagatagagagaaaatgaaattcattccctatacctcaaccataggttctatcatgtatgcaatgctatgtaccagacctgatatgtgccttgctataagtttagcagggaggtactaaagtaatccaggagtggatcactggatagcggtcaagaacatcctgaaatacctgaaaaggactaaggatatgtttctcgtttatggaggtgacaaagagctcgtcgtaaatggttacgtcgatgcaagcttcgacactgatccggatgactctaagtcgcaaaccggatacgtgtttatattgaatggtggagttgtcagttggtgcagttccaagcagagcgtcgtgcgggatctacgtgtgaagcagagtatatagctgcttcggaagcagcatatgaaggagtctggatgaaggagttcatatccgatctaggtgcaatacctagtgcattgggtccaatgaaaatcttttgtgacaatactggagcaatagccttggcgaaggaatccagatttcacaagagaaccaaacacatcaagagacgcttcaattccatccgcgatcaagtcaaggagggagacatagagatttgcaaaatacatatggatctgaatgttgcacacccgttgactaaacctcttccacaagcaaaacatgatcagcaccaagactccatgggtgttagaatcattactatgtaatctagattactgactctagtgcaagtgggagactgaaggaaatatgccctagaggcaataataaagttgttatttacatttccttatataatgttaaatttttattattcatgctagaattgtattaaccagaaacttagtacatgtgtgaatacgtagacaaacagagtgtccctagtatgcctctacttgactagctcgttaatcaaagatggttaagtttcctgaccatagacatgtgttgtcatttgatcaacggggtcacatcattagagaatgatgtggtggacaagacccatctgttagcttagcataatgatcgtttagttttattgctattgctttcttcatgacttatacatattcctctgactatgagattatgcaactcccgaataccggaggaacactttgtgtgctatcaaatatcacaatgtaactgggtgattataaagatgctctacaggtgtatctgaaggtgtttgttgggttggcatagatcaagattaggatttgtcactccgagtatcggagaggtatctctgggccctctcggtaatgcacatcactataagccttgcaagcaatgtgactaatgagttagttgcgggatgatgcattacagaatgagtaaagagactttccggtaatgagattgaactaggtatgatgataccgacgatcgaatcttgggcaagtaacatactgatgacaaagggaatgacgtatgttatgcggtttgaccgataaagatctttgtagaatatgtaggagccaatatgagcatctaggttccactattgattattgacctgagatgtgtctcggtcatgtctacatagttctcaaacccgtagggtccacacgcttaacgttcgatgatgatttgtattatgagttatgtgttttggtgaccgaagtttgttcgaagtcctggatgagatcatggacatgacgaggggtctcgaaatggttgagaggtaaagattcatatattggaaggttatatacagacaccggaatggttccgaagaagatcggagatttttcggagtaccgggaggttaccggaacccccc contains:
- the LOC109744473 gene encoding DNA-binding protein S1FA2, which encodes MAEQFAESANNVIIEEVNKGLNPGMIVLLVVATTLLLFFVGNYALYLYAQKTLPPKKKKPVSKKKLKREKLKQGVSAPGE